CCGCTTCGTCCGCGAGGACTCGCAGGCCCAGATACTCGTCACCGACGACGTGACCGACCCGGCCACCCTCGACCGGTTGCACGCGGCCACCGACGCCGCCGCGGAGAAGGACACCACGAGCCGGCTCTCGAACGGCGAGGCGGCCATCGACAGCCCCGTCGCCACGTTCGAGCGCGTCGCCGCCGAGAACGAGTCGTTCGCGGCGACCCTCGCCGCCGCCGACACCGACGACGACGGCGTCCCCGAGGAGAACGTCACCCGCGTCTACGACGACCTGTACGCGGCCGCACCCGACCAGGCCGGCGAGACCGTCTACCGGAGCGATTCCGGCGAGTACGAGGCGCTCAGGCTGGTCGTCTCGGTCGACGGCGGTGCCGACGGCGAGACGGTGCTGGAGGAGATGCGCGACGTGGCCAGCATCGTCGACGGGGACGGCGACGGCGACGACGGGTCCGAGGCGGTCGCGACCGGGCAGGTCATCGTCGACCAGCTCACGCAGGAACAGCTCCTGACGACCGTCCTCCGGGGGCTCGTCATCTCGCTCGTGGTCGTGACCGTCATCCTGATGCTCGCGTACCGGGTCACCGAGGGGAGCGCCTCACTCGGGGCGGTCACGGTGCTCCCGGTCGTGTTCACGCTGGCGTGGATACTCGGGACGATGCACCTGCTCGACATCTCGTTCAACGTCGTCACCGGGCTGATCACCAGCCTGACCATCGGGATGGGCGTGGACTACAGCGTCCACGTCAGCGAGCGCTACAACCACGAACTGGCCGAACTCGGGTCGGCGTGGGACGCGCTGGCGGCCGCGGTCACGGGGACCGGTGGTGCACTGGCGAGCAGCGCCGCGACGACGGCCGGCGGGTTCGGCGTCCTCACGGTCGCCATCCTGCCGTTCCTCCAGCAGTTCGGGCTCATCACGGCGCTGACAATCGCATACGCCTTCGTCGCCAGCGTGGTCGTGCTCCCGAGCCTGCTCGTGCTCTGGACGCGGTTCGCCCACCCCGAGACGCTCGGCGTCGATGACGAAGAGCCCGGACGGTCCGACCCCGCGGAATCCGCGGTGGCGACCGGGCTGGAGACGGTCGCCGACGAACCTGCCGACGACGGCGAACTCGCCAGCCCCACTGCGACGCGCACCCTCGAACAGACCCACGTCCGGCCGGGACAGACGCTCCGGGTCCACCTCGCGGTCGAAGGTGGGGACGGCCGGCTCGTCCTCCGCGACCGCGCGGTCGGGACCGAGACCGGTCTGGTCGAGGTCTCCCCCGAACCAGCGCAGGCGATGGCCACCGACGGCGTCGTGTTCGTGGCCTGGGACGGCGACGCGGGTGAGGACCGGCGCTGCACCTACGAGACGACCATCCCCCAGAACGCGACAGACGGCGATACCGCCCGGTTCGCCGGAACGGTCGAGACGGCCGCCAGCGAGACGCGCGTCGCGGGCGAGGACAGCGTCCAGGTCGTCGCGGACCTGTTCGAGCGCGTGGTGTCCCAGGGCTACGCGACCGACGCGGACCTCGCGGTCGCCGCGACCGCGTTCGAGCAGGGGGAACTCACCGCGGCGCAGTTCGAGCGACTCACCCGGGCCTGGCTCCGGGTCGAGGACGGAACGGCCGAGAGACCGGCGGTCGGGCGGCTTCCGGCGTCGGCCGACTGAGTCGGCCTCGACGCTGCAGATTCTCGTCGAGGAGCCGGCTCGCCAAGTCGCGGGCGCGTTCGTAGCCGAAGTTCCCTCGCAAAACCCGATTTCGTATCGTCGTATGCAGTTTATCGTGGTAGATGCGTGGATTCCAGTAAACCGGTCGAATCTGGGAGCAAGACGCCTCTGGAGTTCCCTCTCGATGGAATCCAGCTGGACTGGTCCTGCACCGCGGTCGGGGTCAGTTCGGGTCGGTGGTTCCTGGCCAGCCTGAGGAGTACGGCAGTCTCCCGGCGCCACGAGATCGACTAACGCACCGACGCTGGAGTGGAGTGTCGTCGTGCCCGGCGAAACCCAGCAACGTTACTGGAGCCCGGTTTCCAGCACTGCAACCCCCACAGTATCGCTCCCAATCTGTGGTGGTCCCGCGTGCCCGCGACCTCGGCGAATTTGGGCCGGTTCCACCCGAAACCACGCCACTCGCAGACCCTACGTCGACTCCGAGGACTCCCCGGGACGCTCGAGGTCGCCCCACGAACGCACACTCCCCGGGGAGATCCGGATGAGCGGCCGGTTCTCGAGGGCGTGTTCGGTGTACTGCTCGTACTTCTCCCGGAGCGCGACGACGCCAGCACTGTGGGAATCGTCGTCGGGCGCACAGTGGCTCGCCGTCCCGCGAACCTGCACCCAGCCGAGTCTGCCCCAGTCCTCGGTGTAGTGGTCGACGACCAGGGTGACGTACGGGTTCTCGCTGATATCTCGACTCCGCCGGAGCGCACCCGGAGCGACACGCTGTGGTTTCTCGTCGATCGGCGTCACGACGGTTCCGTCGACGAGGGCGAAGCACACCGGAATCGCACTGGGGCGACCCCTGGCGTCGGCGGTCGCCAGCCGACCGACCCGCGCCGTCTCGAGGTACCGGCGTTCGGCCTCCTGGAACATACCGTGACGAAGGCAGCAGAGCCAGAAAGAGGTTCGTCGGAGCGAAGGTGCGCGAGGGCTGGTTCCGAAGGCTGGTGAAGACAGTGCGCCGAAACGGTTTCCGACCGGTTCTGCCAGCTCAGACACCCAGTTCCGGTTCGAGAGCGGCGAGGGCGCTTCGAATCGGTGGGTGCCTCGGTTCACCCCGACCCACGCCATGAATCCCATTCCACTATACAGAATCGGGTCGAGTCGTGACGAGCCTCGCTGCGAAGCGGTGCTCGGCGGCAGGTATCGGCTGGCGAGAGCGGAGAACCAAAGTTCAGCGGTCGGGACCAGCCCGGTCGCCTGCCCGTCTGGCCCGGCGACTCGACAGCTCGACCATATCGACACGGGTGCAGAGAGAGAGACAGTAGTTACTGTCGTCCGCAGCCGGACTCTCTTCTGTGGAGAGAGTCGGGGAACAATTGCCGAGTGGCGCGAGAAGACGTGTTCGTGTTGTGGGGCTTACGGGAGCGACCGGGACGACAGCACCCCGGCCAGCCGCGTAGCCGTCGCCTCGCCCGCCAGCTCCCGGAGCACGTCGAGTTCCTGTTGCAGGGTCTCGTCGCCGAGCGCGGTCATCTCGGACTCGAAGTGGTCGGTGAACGTGGCGAAGCGCTGGCGGTACTCGCTGGAGACGGTGAGCGGGTCGGACTGGCGCTCCCACTTCCCGAGGTCCTCACCGGGGACCTCGATACCCTCGGCGGGCGGGTCGCCACCGGACTCGCGCTCGGCGACCATCCAGTTCTTCAGCAGGTCGGCGTAGCGGGTGAGGAGGACGGCCTTGCGGACACCGGAGTTGGCGAAGTACTCCGGGTCGCTGGCCGGGAACTCGATGGTCGTCTCGGTCTGGCCCGCCTTGCCGGTGCGGTCCTCCCAGCTGGCACGGAGGCGAAGTTGGCCCGACCCGCCGTTCCCTGTTCGCGTCACCTTCACGAGCACGACCCCGCCCTTCGTCTTGCCCTCGGAGGTGGGTGAGGCGAACAGCGTGTTCACCTGCATGAGCTGACCGGTGGCCTCCTCGGCGGCGCTCGACCCATAGACCTTCTCGATGTCGTACCCCTCGGCGTCGAGTTCGAGCGAGAGGTCGAAGACCAGCGGCGTGACCATGTACTCGAAGCCGTCGGTGACGCGCTCTTCGAACTGCTTCGCCGAGTGGACCGAGTAGTAGTTCGCGCCGCGGACGCTGGTGATCTGGTCGACGATGTCGGAGTTGAAGTCGACGCCGATGCCGACGAAGGTGCTGTGGACGTTGTTCTCGGCCTCGCGCGCGAGACGGTCTTCGAGGCTGTCCGCGCTGGTGTCGCCGATGTTCGGCATCGCGTCCGTGAGGACGATCATCCGGTTCTCGTAGGTCGTCTGGTCGGCGTCGCGGTACTCCTCGAGCAGCCCCGAGGCGGCGTCGAGGCCGGCCGAGAGGTGGGTGCCACCGGTGGCCTCGATGTCCTCGCGGATGTGCCCCCGGATGGCGTCCATGTCGGTCCGTTCGACGGGGTTCATCGGCTTCGCGACCGCGGCCTCGCTGTTGTAGAGGACGACGCCGAAGCGGTCGCCCGGGCGGAGTTGCTTCGTCAGGCTGGCGAGGGCGTCCTTCGCGACCGCGATCTTCGAGCGGTCGCCCGCGTCCTCGACCTCCTGCCTGTTGCCGTACTGGTCGTAGTAGTACTGGCTGAAGGGCGACCCCATCGACCCGGAGATGTCGAGGACGACGACGAGGTTCAGGCGCTTGCGGTCGAAGTCTTCGGCGTCGAGGCCGGAGTTCAGCCCGACCGAGAGGTAGCGCTCGGTCTCGCCGGAGAGCGGGTCGGCGGTGACCGCCGGCGAGTAGGAGGGACAGAACAGCGACTCGCACGATTTCTTCGAACCGGTGTCGAAGTAGTAGTCGTAGAACAGCCCCTCGTAGGAGAGGTCCGAGGGGATGGGGAGGTAGTCCTCCTCGATGTTCTGGCGGAAGTTGTTCACGTCCTTCGCGCCGCCGGCAGAGAGGCCGACGGAGGTGCTCGCGGTGGTCTGGGTCGCCATGGCGGTACTCCCTCCGCCGGCGCCGCCCGAGGCGTTGGAACTGCCGCCACTGTCGCCCTGGTGCTGGCTCGGGTCGTACTGCCAGTCGTCGACGAGCTCGCCGGGTGGGGCAGTCGTCGGCAGGTCGTCGTCGCCGTCGGTTCGCGGGCTCGTGCCGGGGAGGACCTGCGAGCAGCCGGCGAGACCGGTGGCTGCCGCGGTCGTCGCGAGCGAGAGGAACGCTCTGCGGTTTCGCGGGGACATAGGCGTACAGAGGCGAAGCAGCCACATTACGTGTGGGCTAGCTGAAACGAGACTTTCACCGTGGCGCGGCGAAACGCCCCACTTTTGTCGGGGCTGACCCTTCGACCGGGTATGGAAGACCTCGATCCGGAGACCTTCGAGGAGGAGAAGTACGTGGAGTACTTCCCACGCCTCCAGCAGGCGTACAAGAACGCGTTCAACACGCTCAACGAGAAGTACGACTCACAACTCATCCACGGCATCGACCAGCAGGTGCTCAACGAGTCCGAGCCGCACTACGAGGGCGACGGCGAGTTCACCATCGAGTTGCCCGACGAACCCTACGACCGGCTCACGGGGGTCGTCGTCGCCGAGGAGAAGTTCGACGCCATCCTCTCGGAGTACACCGACGAGATAGAGTCGGAACTCCGGCGCGTCTTCAACATCCGCTGACGCCGGGGGTCGACCCGTCGGTCAGAAGTCCCGGCCGGTGGCCTCCTCCGCGACCTCTTCGACGCCCTCGGAGAGCGCCTCTTCGGTGCCGCCCTCCATGTACCCCTCCAGCATCTCCATCAGTACGTTGAGTAGTCCCATAGTTACAGGCAGATTGACGCCCGCCCGCTTAAGTGTTCGGTGGGCGTGAACGTCCCGCATACCGGGGAGAACAGCCGTGTCTGCGGTGGGTTCGACCGACGGAGCCGCGAATCCGACCCGGTGCGCAAGGTTTAGGGACGGTGACTCCCAAGCCCTATCCATGAGTACCGACGCTCAGAAGGGCGACGACCTCGAGGAACGCGTCACGAACTTCCTCCGTCGCAACTTCCCACAGATCCAGATGCACGGGGGCAGTGCGGCCATCCAGGACCTCGACCGCGAGTCGGGCGAGGTCACCATCCTGCTCGGTGGTGCCTGTTCCGGCTGTGGCATCTCCCCGATGACCATCCAGGCGATCAAGTCCCGCATGGTCAAGGAGATACCCGAGATCAACGAGGTCCACGCCGAGACCGGTATGGGCGGCGAGGGCGGCCAGGGCGGCAGCGGTGGCGGCATGTCCCCCTCGTTCCCCGGTGAGACGGTCGACGACGACGGCGAGGACGACGAAGGCCCGCAGGCCCCGTTCTGAGAAGTTCACTTCCGTTTTCATCTGCTCAGGGAAAACAACAGTACTTAGTCTCCGGTCCCCCCGAGCACCAGTATGGAACGCACCGACACGGCCGGCCAGAACGTCCTCTTCGTCGTCATGGACACGGTGCGCAAGGACCACCTGTCCGTCTACGGGTACGACCGCCCGACGACGCCGGGGCTGGAGGCGTTCGCCGAGGAGGCAGCCGTCTACGAGCAGGCAGTCGCGCCCGCGCCGTGGACGCTGCCGGTTCACGCCTCGCTGTTCACCGGCCTGTACCCGAGTCAGCACGGTGCCAGCCAGGAGAACCCGTACCTAGAGGGGGCGACGACGCTCGCCCAGACGCTCTCGGACACCCACCGGAGCGCGTGTTACTCCTCGAACGCCTGGATCACCCCGTACACCCACCTGACCGACGGCTTCGACGACCAGGACAACTTCTTCGAAGTCATGCCCGGCGACTTCCTCTCCGGGCCGATGGCGAAGGCCTGGAAGACGATGAACGACAACGAGAAGCTCCGCAAGATCGCGGACTGGCTCGTCTCCGTCGGCAACAAGGCCCACGAGTACCTCGCCTCCGGCGAGGGGGCCGACTCGAAGACCCCGCAGGTCATCGACCAGACGCAGGACTTCATCGACTCCGCGGACGACAACTGGTTCCAGTTCATCAACCTGATGGACGCACACCTGCCGTACCACCCGCCCGAGGAGTACCGCGAGGAGTTCGCACCCGGCGCGGACCCCCAGGAGGTCTGCCAGAACTCCAAGGAGTACAACTGCGGCGCCCGCGACATCGACGACGACGAGTGGGCGGACATCCAGGGCCTCTACGACGCCGAGATCCGGCACATCGACGCCGAACTCCAGCGGCTGTTCGACTGGATGCAGGCCGAGGGGCACTGGGAGGACACCCTCGTCGTGGTCTGTGCGGACCACGGCGAACTGTTCGGCGAGCACGACCTGTACGGCCACGAGTTCTGTATCTACGACCCGCTCGTGAACGTCCCGTGTATGGTCAAGCACCCGGACCTCGAACCCGGGCGCTACGACCAGCAGCTCGAACTCGTCGACCTCTACCACACCGTGCTGGACCACGCGGGCGTCGAGTCCGGTGACGCGCAGGCGGTCGACCTCGACCCCTCGCGCTCGCTGCTCTCGGACTCCCACCGCGAGGGCGTCGTCCCGCCCCGGACCGACGCCGACGACGTCGACTTCGGCGAGTACGCCTTCGTGGAGTACTACCGGCCGGTCGTCGAACTCAAGCAGCTCGAGCAGAAGGCCAGCAACGCCGGCATCACGCTCGACACCGACTCGCGGTTCTACTCGCGGATGCGCGCCGCCCGTCGCCTCGACGGGAAGTACATCCGGAACGAGCGCATCACCGACGAGTTCTACCGGCTCGACGAGGACCCCGGCGAGACCGACGACCGCATCGCGGCCGACGACCCCGTCAAGGAGGAGGTCGAGGCGACCCTCTCCGAGTTCGAGGACCTCGTCGGCGGCGAGTGGAAGGAGGTCGACGACGACGACGTCCTCGGCGACATGAGCGACGACGCGAAAGACAGACTCCAGGACCTCGGGTACATCGAGTAACGTGACGGGACAGAAGGGCGGGTCCTTCGCGGAGATGTTCGGCCGCCAGACCCTCGTGAAGATGGGCGTGGGCTTCGTCATCGCCCTCGTCCTGGTCTACCTGCTCGGCACCGTCGTCGGGTGGGAGAAGACCATCGCAGAGCTGCGGGAAGCAGACCCGACGTGGATCGCGCTCGGCTGTCTCTCGACCCTGCTCTGCCTGATGATGTGGGGTCGCGCCTGGCAGATCGTCCTCGGCGTGGGCGGCATCGAGGTGCCGTACCACAAGCTCGTCGTGACGTACTTCGCGGCGACGTTCGCCAACTACGTCACGCCACTGGGGCAGGCCGGCGGCGAGCCCTTCATCGCGTACGTCCTCTCGCGGGACACCGACGCCGACTACGAGCAGAGCCTCGCGAGCGTCGTCACCGCCGACCTGTTGAACCTGCTGCCGTTCTTCAACTTCGCGGCGGTCGGGGTCGCCTACCTCGTGTTACAGACCTCCTTCGGGGGGTCGGACACCGTCGACAACCTCGTCCTCGGCCTCGGCGCGCTCGCCGTGGGCGTCCCGGCCGTCGTCTGGGCCGGCTGGCGCCACCGGACCGGCGTCGAGGAGGCGGTCGTCCGCATCGTCAGACCGCTCTCGCGGCTCACCAGCCGCATCAGCGCGGACGGTATCCGCCACCGCATCGAGCGGTTCTACACGGCCATCGAGCGCATCACGGCCGAGCCCCAGGCACTGGCGCGGGCGCTCGGCTACTCCTACCTCGGCTGGTTCCTCTTCACCATCCCGATGTACACCGCGGTCCGGGCGACCGGGGCGGACATGAACGCCATCCTCGTCTTCTTCATCGTGCCCGCCTCGACCATCGCGGGACTGGTCCCGACGCCCGGCGGCCTCGGCGCGGTCGAGGGCGCGCTCACCGTGTTGCTCTCGCAGGTCGGCGGGCTCCCGACCAGCAGTTCGCTCGCCGTCGCGACGCTCTACCGCGTCGAGAGCTACCTGTTCGCGCTCCTCGTGGGTGGCATCGCGGCGCTGTGGGTGACGATCCGCGCCTGAGAAAAGACGTCCGGCGCGGCGTCAGGCCGGCCGCAGCCCGCGCCCGTCCTCCCACGCCCGGAGCAGCCGGGTCACCGTCTCACAGACGGGGACCGAGACGTGTGCGTCCGGAATCTCGTCGGCCTGCTCGACCACGTAGCCGGTGATGGCGTCGACCTCGGTTCGCTTCCCGTCGTGGACGTCCTGGCGCATCGAGGAGGTGTTCATCGCGGTGGCCGTGGCGACCGACTCGACCGCCGCGACCGCCGTCCGGTTCGACAGCGACACGTCGTGGCCGCGGGCGACCCGGGCTGTCTCCCTGGCCGCGGTCGTCGCCAGCTCGTGGGCCTCGCCCGACAGCAGGTCCCCGTTGTCCACGTCGGCGAGGGCGGTCACCGTGTTGATGCCCGCGTTCACCGCGAGCTTCTGCCAGAGCCGGCGGGGCATGTCGGCCGTGAGTTCGGCGACGAGGCCACCGTCGGTGAAGGCCGTCTCGAGGGCGGCGTCGAGGGGGCCCTCGCCGCCCTCGTGGGGGCCGAAGACGACCTCGCCGACGCCGGTGCATTCGACCGTGCCGGCCTCGCGGAGGACCGCGCCGTAGGTGACCGTCCCGGCGTACACCGGGCAGTCGAGGTGTGCGGCGAGCGTCGCCTCGTTGCCCATGCCGTTCTGGAACGAGCAGACGGCGTCGAGGTCGCAGTCGGCGAGGTCCCGGGCCGCGGCCGCGGTGTCGAACGCCTTCACCGTCACGATGGCGAGGTCGGCCCCCTCGCAGTCGTGGACGTCCGTGGTGGCCCCCACGTCGACCGTGAACGCGTCGTCGGGCGTGACGACCCGGAGTCCCGACTCGCGGACCGCGGCGACGTGGGACTCGCGGCCGACGAGCGTCACGTCGTGGCCGTGGTGGCCGAGGAGCCCGCCGACGAGGCTCCCCAGGCTCCCCGCCCCGTAGATACAGATTCGCATATCCGCCCCTGCGCGGGGCGGCGGCAAAAACAGCTAGTCTTCCGTCCAGTAGTAGATGTCCTCCTTGCTGGTGCCACAGCTCGGGCACTCGTCCGGGATGTCGCTGTCCAGGCGGCCCATCTCGCCACACTCCCAGCAGCGCCACATCAGTTCGCCCTCGCCGAACTCGTGGCCCGCGCGGATGTGCTCGATGCTCATCCCCTCGAGGCCCTCGTCGGCGGTGACGTAGAACCCGTGTTCGTCGAAGCCGCGGATGGTCCCGACCTTCGTGCCGTCCTCTGTGTAGATGTCGGTGCCGAACCGGAGCTTCGTCTGCTGGCTCTCGCTCATACTGTGGTAAACGGTCGCAAGGGGCTTAAAACAGTGTGCTAACACGGGGCAAGGACACCGCATGCCAGCGGTCCCGGGAGCGTCGTGACGGTTTCCCGAAACGAAGCCATTCAGGGCCGGATGACCGGGTTGACGTACACCTCGTACACGAGCCAGGCCGCGACCATGACGAACCCGAGGACCGCCGCCACGTCTGTCCCGTACCTGACGAACGCCGAGAACACCACGAGCGCGATGCCGACGAGGGTGACCAGCCCCGTGAGCGCGGGGACGATGGGGTTCGGTCGGCCGTCGCCCCGCGGGTTCGGGTCCGACCCCGGCGTGGACTCGATGACGAAGTCGAACCCCTCGACGCCGAGTCGCTCGGCGGTGTACTTCCGCTTCAGGATGCGCCACCGGTTGACGAGCGCGCTTGAGCCGTGGACGTAGACGATGAGGTACTGGTGCTGGCTGGCGTACGCCTGGAGCGACCGCGAGAGTCGCAGCAGGTCGCCCTTCGAGAACTCGTGGACGAACTTGACGCCGATGACGCCGTTGACGATGACGTCGCAGGTGTCCCGGCCGTTGCGCGTCTCGACCACGTCGCGCTCCCACATCGTCTCGACGTCGTCGTTGAGTCCCCGGTCGAGGTCGGTCCGGAGTTTGGTGGCGTAGGTCCGGTTCTGTGACTCCGGGGGCTCCCACTGGTCGACCAGCGACCGGACCTCGGCGTACTTCGCGGCCGGCCCCTCCAGTTCCTCCTCGTCCTCGAAGACCTCCTCCGCGGTGCCGCGCCACCACAGGAGGAGCGCCAGCAACGACCGGAGCCGTCCCGGGCCGGCGTCGCCGCCGGCAGCCTCCCGTGCGTCGTCGGTCGCGGTGTCGGTATCGGACGCCTCGCTGGCGGCGGTCGCCGCCTCGTACTGCTGCACCGCCGACTTCGCCTGCTCCAGCGCCTCCTGCTCGACGGCCTCGCTCAGTGCGTCACGGACCTCGTCGTCCGCCATCGCCGCCGCGAGCGCGTCGCGGGCCTCCTCGTCGTCGACGGCCCCCGTGATGGCGTCGATGAGCTTCTCGTCATCCATCGGCTCCGTCACCACCGAGCGCCTCGACCGAGGCCGATAGCGAGCCGTCCGGCCCGGCCGTGAGGCTGACGTCGTGGTCGAAGAGCCGCCTGAGCGTCCGGACGTCGCGGTCGTCGTGCCGGCTCTCGTCCAGCGTCAGGACCGCGGTCGCCCCGGCGTTCCGGAGCCGGGTCGTCAGGATGTGGACGAACCGGTACACCATCTGGACGTCCTCGGCCGCGAGCAGGTCCGAGAGGGAGTCGACGCCGACGATGACGGGGGCTCCCTCGCCGCCCGCGAGGCCGTCCACGAGCGAGAGCGCCCCCTCGCCGAGGTCGGGGACCCCGGGTGACGGCGGCGTCGGCCGGTAGTGGACGCCATCGGGGAAGTCGACCTGCGCCCCCTCGCCCTCGAGTGCGCCGACGAACCCGACCGGGTCCACCCCCGCGGCGAGCAGGCGGTCACAGGCCGCCTTCGAGGCCTCGACGTCCGCGCCGGTCGTCACGAAGACGGCCCCGCTCGCCGTCGGTGCCCGGCAGCAGAACTCGAGCAACATCGCTCGCTGGGCGCGAGCCGTCCCGCCGGTGAGGAGGACGACCCTCCCCGCCCGGAGGAAGGAGAGGTTCATCGAATCGGTCAGCGTGTCGTAGTGCTGGTCGGAGATCGTCATGTGGTGTCGTCGTGGTAGCGTCGTGCGCTCGCCCGCCGGGCTCACCCGCGGAACAGCATCGCGACCTCGTCGGTCTCCATCGCGTCGAGCGCCGCCGTGAGTTCGCCGTCGAGTGCTGCGAGTTCGTCCTTCAACTGCTGGTACTCCTCGCTCTCCGCGAGTGCCGCCGGGTCCTTGTACGCCTCCAGCGTCGCCGCCTTCGCCGCGAGCGCGAAGTGGCGCTGGAACCGCTCGTCGTAGTCCGCCCGGCGGAGCAGCCGGTCGACGAGGTCGCGCAACCCGTCCCGGCCGGCGGGCTTGACGAGGTAGTCGTCGAAGCCGAGTTCGAGCACGTCGAAGTCCGGCTCGACCGCGGTGACCATCGCGACGCGGCAGTCGTACGCCGCCTCGCGGATCGCCCCGAGCACCTCGTCGCCCGACTGCCCGGGCATCCGGCGGTCGAGCAGGACCACGTCCACGGTCTCGTCGAGCAGGTCGAACGTCTCGGCGCCACTGTAGGCGGTGCGAACGTCGTAGTCGGAATCGAGGAACGCGGTGTGCAGGTCCGCGATCTCCGGTTCGTCGTCGACGATGAGCACCGTGGGTCTGGATTCGCGTTTCATGATGACTGGACCCCTGCCCGGGACACGCCCGCGTCCACCGATGACTGTCCCACGACAGATTGCTATAGAGAGGTATCTCCCGGGTACGAAAATATAGTTTATCGCCGTTTACGGCACTACTATCAACTATTAATAACTTCTGAGAGGAATTAAATCCGCATCGACACGGGGATTTCCAGTGGGTATCTCCGCCACCACGACAGAACATATTCGCATCGTGGTAGGTGAGAGCCAGTCGCGAACGACTACATGAAGTCCGCGATACCCGACTGCTTGTTCTTGTCGTTCTCGAAGATGGAGTTCAACGCCTTCTCCAGTTTCTCGAGACGCTGTTTCGTGTAGTCCCGGCAGCCGAAGTCGTCGGCGACGTTGATGGCCGTCTGCATGTACTTGTTCACCGACCCCTGGTGGACCGTGAGGTTCACCCGGCCGCCACACTCCCGGCAGTCGCCCGTGAGGGGCATCCGCCGGTACTTCTCGCCGCAGTCCAGACACCGCGTCTCCTGTCGCGAGAACGCCCGCAGGTTCCCGATGAGGTCCGGCAGGAAGTGCCCCTCGATGATGCGCTCTGCCACGTCGGTCTCGTCGACCGACCGGAGCTTCCGGGAGAGGAGGAGCTGGGCGTCCATCTTGTCCTGCATCGACCCGAGCGTCTTGTACGCCGACAGCGACGGCCCCAGATGGATGTTCGTCGTGTCGTGGGTGTGCGCGAACTCGGTGTACTCGCGGTCCGTTCCGAGGGTCTCCTCGGCGATCTTCATGATGTCCTCGACGTCGTCCGGGTCGACCATCTCCCGGGTCGCCTCGTAGAACTCGCGGGGGTACTCCCACATGATGTCCATGTTGTGCGCCTCGTCGTCGATCTCCGAGGGGTCGATGCGGCTGGACATGACGAGCGGGGCGTCCATCTTCCCGCCGCGCTTGTCCGGGAGGAAGGACTTGCTGAAGTTCAACAGGCCGTCGAGCAGGAGCATGACGCAGTCTTCGTCGCCGTCGCACTGCGCCGCCGCGATGCCATTCGCGAACAGCGAGTGGGTATCGGTGACCGTGAGACAGTAGACGTGTTCGGTCTCAGTGGACACCGGTTCGACCGATTCGACAGTATCGAGTTCGGTGAGACCTCCGTCGGTGGCGAGTGCTTCCGCATTGGCCACCTCCGGCGTGTCGTTCGTGATGATGAGCGACTCGCCACCATCCAAATTTCTCGCCTCGACGCGGGTGACGCGACCAGACTCCCAGCAGAGAACCTCGTGGTCGGGTGTCACCGTCAACTCTCTACCGTGTTGGGTCTCGATGTGCACCATGTGGTCGGGCGCGACGTG
This window of the Haloarchaeobius amylolyticus genome carries:
- a CDS encoding DUF7130 family rubredoxin-like protein, which encodes MSESQQTKLRFGTDIYTEDGTKVGTIRGFDEHGFYVTADEGLEGMSIEHIRAGHEFGEGELMWRCWECGEMGRLDSDIPDECPSCGTSKEDIYYWTED
- a CDS encoding DUF7504 family protein, yielding MTISDQHYDTLTDSMNLSFLRAGRVVLLTGGTARAQRAMLLEFCCRAPTASGAVFVTTGADVEASKAACDRLLAAGVDPVGFVGALEGEGAQVDFPDGVHYRPTPPSPGVPDLGEGALSLVDGLAGGEGAPVIVGVDSLSDLLAAEDVQMVYRFVHILTTRLRNAGATAVLTLDESRHDDRDVRTLRRLFDHDVSLTAGPDGSLSASVEALGGDGADG
- a CDS encoding response regulator; this encodes MKRESRPTVLIVDDEPEIADLHTAFLDSDYDVRTAYSGAETFDLLDETVDVVLLDRRMPGQSGDEVLGAIREAAYDCRVAMVTAVEPDFDVLELGFDDYLVKPAGRDGLRDLVDRLLRRADYDERFQRHFALAAKAATLEAYKDPAALAESEEYQQLKDELAALDGELTAALDAMETDEVAMLFRG